tctcggctcactgcaatctctgcctcctgggttcaagcattctcctgcctcagcctcccgagtagctgggactatgtaGTGTAgtagcgtgagccaccacacccagctaatttttgtacttttagtagagatggggttttaccatgttggccaggatggtcttgatctcttgacctcatgatccacccgcctcactcagcttctcaaagtgctaggattacaggtgtgagccaccatgcccggcccactactttttttttttttaattaaaatgtcctTAACATCCTCAGTTTCTCCCCAATTCCCCTTTCTTCCCTGGTTTCTGTTGTTTCCTTGTGTCTTATTTCACAAGACTAGAAATCCCCTCCTTGTCCAATATAGGCCCTTCCAATATCTTACCCAAATTTCCAAATCCACCCCTTTCTCCTTCAAAACCTTTATCTCCCAGTGGGTTAAGCAGTACTTCATACTAAGGTGTGAATGACTGCTCTAAATTTCCCCAGTGTATTTGTAAGTACgtgtatgttttaaaaaggagGTCTTGAGATTTTCAACTTGATTGCAACATTTATAGAATTTCGGGCACAGAGATGAAGCATTTTTAGGAGCACATCAGGGAGAATAAATGTAGGGGTAGAGGAATGAATCTCTtgttcacaaaaaaaaaaaaaaaaataccttctaTGGCCCTCAGATCAATCCCAAATCCATGGAGGGCTGTGTTCTTGTTAGAAAATCAGGTGAACTTGcacattttctcacattcttCTTTCCTCGAAAAGTTGTTGCTGTTGCCTCTGCAGCCTCCGTAAGCAAATAATTCACATTCACCAGTTTCAGAGTTGAAAAACCATCGAATCATGTAGGCTTGACAAGGGCCCTTTTCCATAGGAAAAGAGCATACATTTGGGAGGAGATCCGTGATAGTGTCTGAAGAGAGAAAGTGATTGAAGGAGACCAAACCCATCACCTTCCCCTTGTTTGCCTCATATGCCAGGGGCTGTGACAGCCCTGGGCACAATTGTGAGGTCATCCACAATGGCTGTGCTCTGTACCTCTTTCTGCCCAGCCGTGGTCTGATCTGTTTACACAGAAGTTGACATTTTCACTTCTGAGAGTAGCCTGATATGGTGAGAATCACAGGCTTGAGAACCCAATTCAAGTGGATTGAGATTGTAGTCAAACCACTTGCTGCTGTGTGATGTTGTATAAACCTAACTTCTTCatgtctccatttcttcatttgtaaaatcaaGGAGTCGAACCCCATCATCTCTGAGTGCCCTTCCAGATCTGATTTTATAGGATTTGATAATAAAGATCCTCAGGTTCTTACCTCCTGTCTCCTAATCAATTCTAGAATCGATATCCCGTGACAGAAGGAAAACAGACTTTGAATCTGACAGCAAGATTGAATCTCAGAGGGTTCAAACTTGTCTCAATTATCTtctagctatgtgatcttggacaaatgACTTATCTCATTGACATTCAATATCCTTCATTGCAAAAATGCTAGTATAATATCCACATTTTTGGTTTATTGAAGGGTTAGAGATTACCAGTGAAAAGCattgataaatagaaaataaatcagtaaatagtAGCTGCTCTTAATCATTCTATTGCTTAACCAATAAGACTCTTGGGAAAAGGGACCTCATTGTACTCATTTCTGCAGCCTTAGTGCCTAACACAGGCCTAGTTCTCAgttcttaacaaatatttgttaatagaccaccaccaccatgaccgccaccaccaccactaccaccaccaccaccaccaccactgagCTCCTCTGGGGCAGGATTAGAAGTTTCTTTGTGCCCGCCTTGTATGTTTCTGTCACCATGTGGGCAGTTTTACTCTTCGTGGTAGCTAGTAGAACTTCCAACATTAcgtgaggaaactaaggccagAGAAATGAAGTACCTGTCCTAATGTCAGGCTAGGAAGCAGTAGGACCAAGAATCAAACCCAGCATGGTTCGACTGCAAAGGCTTGCAGGTTCTCCATCCATCTTGGTTGTTGTAAAATGAGTGAATGGACGGATGAATGATCACACCTATGGTGGAACTTCAGGCAGCAACCTAGGACTTGGAAAGGTTCAGGCTCTGTCTCATCCTCCTACCTGCAAGGCTAACGCTAAGGGTGAAGGAGAATGGGAAGGAGACAGAATAGCTTATCCAAtcaaggtgggaggtggaggggcaTGTTCTTAAGACATCCTAGTTGCAGCAGCATTGGCTTTTAGACCCTTACAGGTGACTCTCTAGGGGCTGGAGTCCCATCTGCTCTTAATTTTCTCAGTCTTGCTTCTCTGCTCTTCCATTCCATTAAACCAAAGGAAAATCACttgacttgtttcttttttgtgtaaAGTAGATAATgacaccgtgtgtgtgtgttttgagtgtGACAGAAgctgttctaagtgctttccaAGAACCTATTAAGAGCTAAGTTATACTGAGAGCTTGACATACATCAGACTATTTGACATACATCAGAAAAGGTGGTTAACcttttttttagaagaagaaactgatgctcagaaagGCTATAAATGATGTTCCTGAGGCACAGAGTTTGTAAGTAGAGGAGCCAGGACCAGAACCCAGGTGTGTCTGACTCCAGGTATGCTCATCCTGTAAACCACTATATTCTTCTTACTTAAGGCAGACGTTTTCAAACTCGAGTATGCCTCAGAATCATCTGGAAGGCTCGTTAGAGAGACGTACCTCCACAGTTTCTGATCAGGTGGGACTGGGAACTAGTGTGTTTCTAgttgatgctgctgctgctactgctgttGGACTAGGGGACAAACTCGAGAACCACTCATCTATAGGGTTATTGGGAGGTTTAGGGTTCCATTTATATCTAAGAATCTATCATTAATAGCTCCATGTACATACATGCAGAGAACTATGCTTGCATGTGCAAGGATGTTCACTGGCACATTGACAGTGATAATCTCCAGAAGGTAAGATTTCGataattttttgctttctttcttacCCTTTTGTGTATTCTAATATGCATTTTTATACAGGGAATCCTACTGGCTGCTTAAAAATCTTGGAAACTGCTGCCTACCATCCCCATTTCCAGCAGACTATCTTAGCTATAACTGCACTTCATCT
This is a stretch of genomic DNA from Papio anubis isolate 15944 chromosome 16, Panubis1.0, whole genome shotgun sequence. It encodes these proteins:
- the SPINT3 gene encoding kunitz-type protease inhibitor 3 isoform X1, whose product is MTSQLCPGLSQPLAYEANKGKVMGLVSFNHFLSSDTITDLLPNVCSFPMEKGPCQAYMIRWFFNSETGECELFAYGGCRGNSNNFSRKEECEKMCKFT
- the SPINT3 gene encoding kunitz-type protease inhibitor 3 isoform X2, which codes for MQLQASLSFLLILTLCLELRSELSQDTITDLLPNVCSFPMEKGPCQAYMIRWFFNSETGECELFAYGGCRGNSNNFSRKEECEKMCKFT